One segment of Desulfovibrio sp. X2 DNA contains the following:
- a CDS encoding M23 family metallopeptidase — protein MLSKKYQVVIFRDGVGQCRKLRCSAWMVVALLFFVVALAAGNVFLWQYYSQYSSLESNLLDSEKTVHEQKTQLLSLASKIKNIEKDLGRIRTFDAKLRVMMNTDPNQPQAVAALGGPETNTFSKNYLTLYRQELLARKMHSYLHQLSTDTRLEEVRQQELMQDIRKNRESLASTPSIWPVEGWITSPFGYRTSPFTGTREFHKGLDISCPMGSPIYAPAKGKVAFAGRDSGYGLSITLEHGAGLSTKYGHLHRLAIKPGQTVSRGELIGYAGTSGRSTGPHLHYEVRLNGVPVNPMRYILN, from the coding sequence ATGCTTTCAAAAAAATATCAGGTTGTCATTTTCCGTGATGGCGTAGGCCAGTGCCGGAAACTTCGCTGCAGCGCCTGGATGGTCGTGGCGCTGCTTTTTTTTGTCGTCGCCCTGGCCGCGGGCAACGTTTTCCTCTGGCAGTACTACAGCCAGTATTCCTCCCTTGAGAGCAACCTTCTCGACTCCGAGAAGACCGTGCACGAGCAGAAGACCCAGCTGCTCTCCCTGGCCTCCAAGATCAAGAACATCGAGAAGGACCTCGGCCGCATCCGGACCTTCGACGCCAAGCTCAGGGTCATGATGAACACCGATCCGAACCAGCCGCAGGCCGTGGCCGCGCTCGGCGGTCCCGAGACCAACACCTTCTCCAAGAACTACCTGACGCTCTACCGCCAGGAACTGCTCGCCCGCAAGATGCACAGCTACCTGCACCAGCTCTCCACGGACACCCGCCTCGAGGAGGTCCGCCAGCAGGAGCTCATGCAGGACATCCGCAAGAACCGCGAAAGCCTGGCCTCCACGCCGTCCATCTGGCCCGTGGAGGGCTGGATAACCTCGCCCTTCGGCTACCGCACCTCGCCCTTCACGGGCACGCGCGAGTTCCACAAGGGCCTGGACATCTCCTGCCCCATGGGCTCGCCGATCTACGCCCCGGCCAAGGGCAAGGTCGCCTTCGCGGGCCGCGATTCCGGCTACGGCCTGTCCATCACCCTGGAGCACGGCGCCGGCCTCAGCACCAAATACGGCCACCTGCACCGCCTGGCCATCAAACCAGGGCAGACAGTCAGCCGCGGCGAGCTGATCGGCTACGCGGGCACCTCAGGCCGCAGTACCGGCCCGCATCTGCACTACGAGGTGCGGCTGAACGGCGTGCCGGTCAACCCCATGCGCTACATCCTGAACTGA
- a CDS encoding ATP-binding protein, whose amino-acid sequence MGTIGRLNYVQKHCLGRTGLFMKETGQLREGARLGIALSGGVDSMLMTKLLLLRRQIVPFSFELMVLHVNPGFDTACHAPIAQWCAANGLAAHFEVMNIGPEAHSEKNRKKSPCFYCAWFRRKKLFELCKTYRLSHLAFGHTGDDLVATLFMNMTKTATMKGMSGRSEYFGGELTLIRPMLLLHKKEVIKAARAWDLPVVKNPCPSSGSSERAAVEQRLHETFVERKTWENVFRAVTRWQLDSDRLIL is encoded by the coding sequence ATGGGAACCATCGGCAGACTCAACTACGTGCAGAAGCATTGCCTGGGCAGGACCGGCCTGTTCATGAAGGAGACCGGCCAACTCAGGGAGGGCGCGCGCCTGGGCATAGCCCTGTCCGGGGGCGTGGACTCCATGCTCATGACCAAGCTCCTGCTCCTGCGCCGCCAGATCGTCCCCTTCTCCTTCGAGCTCATGGTCCTGCACGTCAACCCGGGCTTCGACACGGCCTGCCACGCCCCCATCGCGCAGTGGTGCGCCGCGAACGGGCTGGCCGCGCACTTCGAGGTCATGAACATCGGCCCGGAGGCGCATTCCGAGAAGAACCGCAAGAAGTCGCCCTGCTTCTACTGCGCCTGGTTCAGGCGCAAGAAGCTCTTCGAGCTCTGCAAGACCTACCGCTTGAGCCATCTCGCCTTCGGCCACACGGGCGACGACCTGGTGGCCACGCTGTTCATGAACATGACCAAGACGGCGACCATGAAGGGCATGTCCGGGCGGTCCGAATACTTCGGCGGGGAGCTGACGCTCATCCGCCCCATGCTGCTCCTGCACAAGAAGGAGGTCATCAAGGCGGCCAGGGCCTGGGACCTTCCCGTGGTCAAGAACCCCTGCCCGTCCTCGGGCAGCAGCGAGCGGGCCGCCGTGGAGCAGCGCCTGCACGAGACGTTCGTCGAGCGCAAAACCTGGGAGAACGTCTTCCGGGCGGTCACCCGCTGGCAGCTTGACTCGGACCGTTTGATCCTCTAA
- the rpoZ gene encoding DNA-directed RNA polymerase subunit omega — translation MARITVEDCLERVDNRFLITQMAIKRVKNYREGYSPLVETKNKEVVAALREIAAAKVLPADSIPEAGIFLEEQKQ, via the coding sequence ATGGCGCGTATCACCGTCGAAGATTGCCTCGAGCGGGTGGACAACCGTTTCCTCATCACCCAGATGGCCATCAAGCGGGTCAAGAACTACCGGGAGGGCTACAGCCCCCTGGTCGAAACCAAGAACAAGGAAGTCGTGGCCGCACTGCGCGAGATCGCGGCAGCCAAGGTCCTCCCTGCCGACAGCATTCCCGAGGCAGGCATCTTCCTTGAGGAGCAGAAGCAGTAG
- the moaC gene encoding cyclic pyranopterin monophosphate synthase MoaC: MSASETSEALSHIDDKGEARMVDVGGKDDTRRVARAGAAVHLSPRTMGMLLEKALPKGDALATAKIAGIMAAKQTAGLIPLCHPLALSFVDVLFDVDEAENVIRITAEARTTGPTGVEMEALVAASTAALTLYDMCKAVQKDIVIDGVRLLFKSGGKSGTFERKE, from the coding sequence ATGTCCGCATCCGAGACTTCCGAGGCGCTCAGCCACATCGACGACAAGGGCGAGGCCCGCATGGTGGACGTCGGGGGCAAGGACGACACCCGGCGCGTGGCCCGCGCCGGGGCGGCCGTGCACCTCTCGCCGCGCACCATGGGCATGCTTCTCGAGAAGGCCCTGCCCAAAGGCGACGCCCTGGCCACGGCCAAGATCGCGGGCATCATGGCCGCCAAGCAGACGGCCGGGCTCATCCCCCTGTGCCATCCGCTGGCGCTCTCCTTCGTGGACGTGCTCTTCGACGTGGACGAGGCCGAGAACGTCATCCGCATAACCGCGGAGGCGCGCACGACAGGCCCCACCGGCGTCGAGATGGAGGCCCTTGTGGCCGCCTCCACGGCCGCGCTGACGCTCTACGACATGTGCAAGGCCGTGCAGAAGGACATCGTCATCGACGGCGTGCGCCTGCTCTTCAAGTCCGGCGGCAAGAGCGGCACCTTCGAACGCAAGGAATGA
- a CDS encoding NYN domain-containing protein encodes MPLSLCTDDSTLLSIDGAFLTSVARQFWLPHISPADVRKDVEEQGFDVLETFMTLIREVPDSLDDRQVGEKQNLFAKRRYALELAGATVIPSPAHRMDQGYKQSDDQRLVVASLSFCLRLKPRFLCLVAGDRDYIPLVEELRSQGIRTLLLTHKDFCANDLERVCWRVQQLEARLGLKPSQRPAEPRERSGLPADEPYADSDE; translated from the coding sequence ATGCCCCTTTCCCTCTGCACAGACGATTCCACCCTGCTGTCCATCGACGGCGCCTTCCTGACCAGCGTCGCCCGCCAGTTCTGGCTGCCTCACATCTCCCCCGCCGACGTGCGCAAGGACGTTGAGGAGCAGGGTTTCGACGTCCTCGAGACCTTCATGACCCTCATCCGCGAGGTTCCGGACAGCCTCGACGACCGCCAAGTGGGCGAGAAACAGAACCTCTTCGCCAAGCGCCGCTACGCCCTGGAATTGGCCGGGGCCACGGTCATCCCGAGCCCGGCGCACCGCATGGACCAGGGCTACAAGCAGAGCGACGACCAGCGCCTCGTGGTCGCGAGCCTCTCCTTCTGCCTGCGGCTCAAGCCCCGTTTCCTCTGCCTCGTGGCCGGCGACCGCGACTACATCCCCCTGGTTGAGGAGCTGCGCTCACAGGGCATCCGCACCCTGCTCCTGACCCACAAGGATTTCTGCGCCAACGACCTCGAACGCGTCTGCTGGCGCGTGCAGCAGCTCGAGGCGCGCCTGGGTCTGAAACCTTCGCAGCGGCCCGCCGAGCCGCGCGAGAGGAGCGGCCTCCCGGCGGACGAGCCCTACGCGGATTCGGACGAATAG
- the fliR gene encoding flagellar biosynthetic protein FliR, whose translation MDIFNFNPATVFSFLLTFMRVSLVVFLLPFFGGQSIPVTVKAALCMALTLALWPQLSFPGQAMPADIWAIMLMLVGELVLGMLLGLVVQFMFAAIQMGGAIIGFQMGFTMVTAVDPMSGQQEPVTSHFLYMVSLMTFLTLDGHLYLLSGLAQSFQLIPPGGLIMSGRLGYRVVDLAGSIFVMGIKVAAPVMVAMLLIDVSLALISRVAPQMNLLSFGFPVKIGVGFLFLGFTFTYLSRYVGEFIAGINTSMDVILRMAAGLNVH comes from the coding sequence ATGGACATCTTCAACTTCAACCCCGCCACCGTCTTCAGCTTCCTGCTGACCTTCATGCGTGTGAGCCTCGTGGTCTTCCTGCTCCCCTTCTTCGGCGGGCAGAGCATCCCCGTGACGGTCAAGGCCGCGCTGTGCATGGCCCTGACGCTGGCGCTGTGGCCGCAGTTGAGCTTTCCCGGCCAGGCCATGCCGGCCGACATCTGGGCGATCATGCTCATGCTCGTCGGCGAGCTGGTGCTCGGCATGCTCCTCGGCCTCGTGGTCCAGTTCATGTTCGCCGCCATCCAGATGGGCGGCGCCATCATCGGCTTCCAGATGGGCTTCACCATGGTCACCGCGGTCGACCCCATGTCCGGCCAGCAGGAGCCCGTGACCTCGCACTTCCTGTACATGGTGAGCCTGATGACCTTCCTGACCCTGGACGGCCACCTCTACCTGCTCTCCGGCCTGGCGCAGAGCTTCCAGCTCATTCCGCCCGGCGGGCTCATCATGTCCGGCCGCCTCGGCTACCGGGTCGTGGATCTTGCGGGCAGCATCTTCGTCATGGGCATCAAGGTGGCCGCGCCGGTCATGGTGGCCATGCTCCTCATCGACGTCTCCCTGGCGCTCATCTCGCGCGTGGCCCCGCAGATGAACCTTCTGTCCTTCGGCTTCCCGGTGAAGATCGGCGTGGGCTTCCTCTTCCTCGGCTTCACCTTCACCTACCTCTCGCGCTACGTGGGAGAATTCATCGCCGGCATCAACACGAGCATGGACGTGATCCTGCGCATGGCCGCAGGATTGAACGTCCACTAG
- the dnaJ gene encoding molecular chaperone DnaJ, with protein sequence MASKRDYYEVLGVTRESSEEEIKRAYRKLAFEFHPDRNPDNAEAEAKFKEAAEAYEVLRDQQKRAQYDRFGHQGGDFGAGFSSSEDIFSTFSDIFGEFFGFSARGGGPRPTAGADLRYNLKLSFHDAAKGSEVTLKIPRKAKCPDCGGSGAKPGTSPETCPQCRGTGQVQQSQGFFRIAMPCPRCKGEGTIIHDPCTRCMGQGTVQEVRELQVRIPAGVDTGSRLRLRGEGEPGMYGGPSGDLYVVMYVDEDKTFSRQGQDLVVKVEISVIQAILGDRIEVPTLDGSVPMGIPKGTQSGEVFQLRGLGLPHVSGGASGDLLVEVAVRIPKKINKKQEELLREFERAEEEKPMAKVKKFLDKAAKKVSGE encoded by the coding sequence ATGGCTTCCAAGCGCGACTACTACGAGGTGCTCGGGGTTACCCGGGAGTCCTCCGAGGAAGAGATCAAGCGGGCTTACCGCAAGCTGGCCTTCGAGTTCCATCCGGACAGAAACCCGGACAACGCGGAGGCCGAGGCCAAGTTCAAGGAGGCCGCAGAGGCCTATGAGGTCCTGCGCGACCAGCAGAAGCGCGCGCAGTACGACCGCTTCGGCCACCAGGGCGGCGACTTCGGCGCGGGCTTCTCCTCCAGCGAAGACATCTTCAGCACCTTCTCCGACATCTTCGGCGAGTTCTTCGGCTTTTCCGCCCGCGGCGGCGGACCGCGTCCCACGGCAGGAGCCGACCTGCGCTACAACCTGAAGCTGTCGTTCCACGACGCGGCCAAGGGCAGCGAGGTCACGCTTAAGATTCCGCGCAAGGCCAAGTGCCCCGACTGCGGCGGCAGCGGCGCCAAGCCCGGAACCTCGCCCGAGACCTGCCCCCAGTGCCGGGGCACCGGACAGGTGCAGCAGTCCCAGGGCTTCTTCCGCATCGCCATGCCCTGCCCCCGCTGCAAGGGTGAGGGCACCATCATCCACGATCCCTGCACCCGCTGCATGGGCCAGGGCACCGTGCAGGAAGTGCGCGAACTGCAGGTGCGCATTCCGGCCGGCGTGGACACGGGCAGCCGTCTGAGGCTGCGCGGCGAGGGCGAGCCCGGCATGTACGGCGGTCCCTCGGGCGACCTCTACGTGGTCATGTATGTGGACGAGGACAAGACCTTCAGCCGCCAGGGCCAGGATCTGGTGGTCAAGGTCGAGATCTCCGTCATCCAGGCCATTCTGGGCGACCGCATCGAGGTGCCCACGCTGGACGGTTCCGTGCCCATGGGCATCCCCAAGGGGACCCAGAGCGGCGAGGTCTTCCAACTCAGGGGCCTTGGCCTTCCCCACGTCTCCGGCGGAGCGTCCGGCGATCTCCTGGTCGAGGTCGCGGTGCGCATTCCCAAGAAGATCAACAAGAAGCAGGAGGAACTCCTGCGCGAGTTCGAGCGGGCCGAGGAAGAGAAACCCATGGCCAAGGTCAAGAAGTTCCTCGACAAGGCCGCCAAAAAGGTGTCCGGGGAGTAG